A section of the Pseudomonas tritici genome encodes:
- a CDS encoding PLP-dependent aminotransferase family protein, with the protein MPRARYKSLVDTFAEGIRSGKMPPGTRLPTHRQLAADHGLALVTASRVYTELEAMGLVSGETGRGTFVREISLPPGQGSGQMTVAAGMLDLNFNYPSLPGQADLLRTALRQLALSGDLEALLRYQPHAGRLHERAAVARHLLSRGLTVEADQVLLVSGAQHGLAVTMMALLKPGDVVAVDALTYSGFKVLAETLHLEVVAIPVTPTGTDLNALQNLCRKRPVRAVYSMPTLHNPLGWVMDRDQREQLVSIARQHNLMIIEDAAYAFLVENAPPPVATLAPERTVYVGGLSKSVATGLRVGFVAAPSDWVKALERTIMATTWNVPGVMSAIAVAWIEDGTVAQLEAQKRRDAQARQALAAQVLKGLAYTSHPSSYFLWLPLPEDARADQIAMALQCENISVSTAEPFAVTAYVPHALRLALGSVDMSALREALLTVRKVVEW; encoded by the coding sequence ATGCCACGCGCCCGCTACAAGTCGCTGGTCGACACTTTTGCCGAGGGCATCCGTTCGGGGAAAATGCCGCCGGGTACGCGCCTGCCGACGCACCGGCAACTGGCCGCCGATCATGGCCTGGCGCTGGTGACCGCGAGCCGGGTTTATACCGAGCTGGAGGCCATGGGGCTGGTCAGCGGTGAAACCGGACGCGGCACCTTTGTGCGCGAGATCTCGCTGCCGCCAGGGCAGGGCAGTGGGCAGATGACGGTTGCGGCGGGCATGCTCGACCTCAATTTCAACTATCCCTCATTGCCGGGCCAGGCTGACCTGTTGCGCACGGCGTTACGCCAGTTGGCGCTGTCCGGCGACCTCGAGGCCCTGTTGCGTTACCAGCCTCACGCAGGGCGTTTGCATGAGCGGGCTGCCGTCGCACGGCATTTACTGAGCCGAGGGCTAACCGTAGAGGCCGACCAGGTGCTGCTGGTCAGCGGCGCCCAGCACGGCTTGGCGGTGACGATGATGGCGTTGCTCAAGCCGGGGGATGTAGTCGCGGTCGATGCGTTGACCTATTCCGGGTTCAAGGTGCTGGCCGAAACCCTGCACTTGGAAGTTGTCGCGATCCCGGTTACGCCCACCGGCACCGACCTGAACGCCTTGCAAAACCTGTGTCGCAAACGCCCGGTGCGCGCCGTGTACAGCATGCCGACCCTGCACAATCCCCTTGGCTGGGTGATGGACAGGGACCAGCGCGAGCAGTTGGTCTCCATCGCCCGGCAGCACAATCTGATGATCATTGAGGACGCGGCCTACGCGTTCCTGGTCGAAAACGCACCGCCACCCGTGGCGACCCTGGCGCCGGAACGCACGGTGTATGTGGGCGGGCTCTCAAAAAGTGTCGCGACCGGTTTGCGCGTGGGGTTTGTCGCGGCGCCGAGTGACTGGGTTAAAGCACTTGAGCGCACCATCATGGCCACCACCTGGAACGTGCCCGGTGTCATGAGCGCCATTGCCGTGGCGTGGATCGAAGATGGCACGGTGGCGCAACTGGAAGCGCAAAAGCGCCGGGATGCCCAGGCGCGGCAAGCCCTGGCGGCGCAGGTGTTGAAAGGGCTGGCCTACACCAGCCATCCCTCATCGTATTTCTTGTGGTTACCCCTGCCGGAGGACGCGCGCGCCGACCAGATCGCCATGGCCTTGCAGTGCGAGAATATCTCGGTGTCCACCGCCGAGCCGTTTGCCGTCACGGCTTATGTGCCGCACGCGCTGCGCCTGGCGCTGGGTTCGGTGGACATGTCGGCGCTGCGCGAGGCATTGCTGACAGTGCGCAAGGTGGTGGAGTGGTGA
- a CDS encoding DMT family transporter: protein MERTSPFSTLDTRTQGWINGFIGVVIFSGSLPATRLAVMEFDPVFLTMIRAAIAASLGLCLLGLFKEKRPARDQWMPLAIVALGVVIGFPLLTALALQYVTSAHSIVFIGLLPLATAVFGVLRGGERPRPVFWLFSILGSVLVMGYAVAQGLTAAPAGDLLMLLAVLVCGLGYAEGATLSRSLGGWQVICWALVVAMPVVLPLSLLLAPPSLRGISLSAWLSLGYVALFSMLIGFVFWYRGLAQGGIAAVGQLQLLQPFFGLALAAGLLHEQVSLGMVLVTVAVIGCVAGAKKFAR, encoded by the coding sequence ATGGAACGTACATCCCCCTTCAGCACCCTGGATACCCGCACCCAAGGCTGGATCAATGGCTTTATCGGCGTGGTGATTTTCAGCGGCTCGTTGCCCGCCACGCGCCTGGCCGTGATGGAGTTCGACCCGGTGTTCCTCACCATGATCCGTGCCGCCATCGCCGCCAGCCTGGGGTTGTGCCTGCTGGGGCTGTTCAAGGAAAAACGCCCCGCGCGCGACCAATGGATGCCCCTGGCGATCGTTGCCCTTGGCGTGGTGATCGGCTTTCCCCTGCTGACCGCACTGGCGCTGCAGTACGTGACCTCGGCCCACTCCATCGTGTTTATCGGCCTGCTCCCCCTCGCGACCGCGGTGTTTGGCGTACTGCGCGGTGGTGAGCGCCCGCGTCCAGTGTTCTGGTTGTTCTCGATCCTGGGCAGCGTATTGGTGATGGGTTATGCCGTCGCCCAGGGTTTGACCGCCGCACCCGCCGGCGATTTGCTGATGTTGCTGGCAGTGTTGGTCTGCGGCCTGGGTTACGCCGAGGGCGCCACCTTGTCGCGCAGCCTGGGCGGCTGGCAGGTGATCTGCTGGGCGTTGGTGGTGGCGATGCCGGTGGTGCTGCCCTTGAGCCTGCTCCTGGCACCGCCAAGCTTGCGCGGCATTAGCCTGTCGGCCTGGCTGAGCCTGGGTTATGTGGCGTTGTTCAGTATGTTGATCGGCTTTGTGTTTTGGTACCGCGGCCTGGCTCAGGGGGGCATTGCCGCCGTCGGCCAGTTGCAGTTGCTGCAACCGTTTTTCGGCCTGGCATTGGCGGCGGGCTTGCTGCATGAGCAGGTCAGCCTGGGCATGGTGCTGGTGACGGTCGCGGTGATCGGCTGCGTGGCGGGCGCGAAGAAGTTCGCCCGTTAA
- a CDS encoding YceI family protein, whose amino-acid sequence MSPVAILVLILAFYSSAQAVEYNDVNRTASQISFTYKQLGQRVYGTFSEFEGTLTFDTQKPEAGHALLKIQLASIDAGSPDANDELQRASWFDTATYPVGVYESTGVAVLGDNRFKISGNLTIKGTTRPVDVDVVLKEQSGIGVFDGEFILKRGDFKIGEGEWAGNSVVSNDINIKFKMVAPQR is encoded by the coding sequence ATGTCCCCGGTCGCCATATTGGTCCTGATCCTAGCTTTCTATTCCAGCGCCCAGGCGGTGGAGTACAACGACGTCAACCGCACCGCCAGCCAGATCAGTTTTACCTATAAACAGTTGGGGCAGCGGGTGTACGGCACCTTCAGTGAGTTCGAAGGCACCTTGACGTTCGATACGCAAAAGCCGGAAGCCGGGCATGCATTGCTCAAGATCCAGCTTGCCAGCATCGACGCCGGTAGCCCGGACGCGAATGACGAGCTGCAGCGTGCGTCGTGGTTTGACACCGCGACCTATCCAGTGGGCGTTTACGAATCCACCGGCGTCGCGGTCCTGGGGGATAACCGCTTCAAGATCAGCGGCAACCTGACCATCAAAGGCACCACACGCCCGGTGGACGTCGACGTGGTGCTCAAGGAGCAAAGCGGTATCGGCGTGTTCGACGGCGAATTCATCCTCAAGCGCGGCGATTTCAAGATCGGCGAGGGCGAGTGGGCCGGCAACAGCGTGGTGTCGAATGACATCAACATCAAGTTCAAGATGGTCGCGCCGCAGCGTTAA
- a CDS encoding PaaI family thioesterase: MHAPSLQDLTAPDGICYGCGGSNPHGLHIKSRWDTDGIHLIAEHMPEAKYSGWPDLVYGGLIAMLVDCHSNWTAMAYHYRAEGREPGSLPRIDCVTGNLGIKFIKPTPMGVTLTLRARVEGDVGRKTRVICEVYAGDVLTAMGDSVFVRVDTGQLAAAAHGREG, encoded by the coding sequence ATGCACGCCCCTTCGCTTCAGGACCTCACCGCGCCGGACGGCATCTGCTACGGCTGCGGCGGCAGCAACCCCCACGGCCTGCATATCAAGAGCCGTTGGGACACGGACGGCATCCACCTGATCGCCGAGCATATGCCCGAAGCAAAATACAGCGGCTGGCCCGACCTGGTCTATGGCGGCCTGATCGCCATGTTGGTCGACTGCCATTCCAACTGGACCGCCATGGCCTACCACTACCGCGCCGAAGGGCGCGAACCCGGCAGCCTGCCCCGCATCGACTGCGTGACCGGCAACCTGGGCATCAAATTCATCAAGCCAACGCCCATGGGCGTCACCCTCACCCTGCGCGCACGGGTCGAGGGCGACGTGGGGCGCAAGACCCGCGTGATCTGCGAGGTGTACGCGGGTGACGTGCTCACCGCCATGGGCGACTCGGTTTTCGTGCGCGTCGATACCGGCCAATTGGCAGCCGCCGCCCATGGGCGTGAGGGCTGA
- the yghX gene encoding YghX family hydrolase, whose protein sequence is MTRLTAKDFAPELLELYDGYAHGKINRREFLDRAALFTLGGLTASALLAALSPNYALAEQVKFTDPDIVADYITYPSPKGNGTVRGYLVRPAKAAGKLPAVVVVHENRGLNPYIEDVARRLAKAGFIALAPDGLTSVGGYPGNDEKGVALQQTVDPTKLMNDFFAAIEWLMHHDSSTGKVGITGFCYGGGVTNAAAVAYPELGAAVSFYGRQPEANDVPRIKAPIMLHFGELDTRINEGWPAYETALKAAGTNYEAYIYKGANHGFHNDSTPRYDEAAANLAWERTLGWFRKYLA, encoded by the coding sequence ATGACTCGTCTCACCGCGAAAGACTTTGCCCCCGAACTGCTGGAACTCTACGACGGCTACGCCCACGGCAAGATCAACCGCCGCGAATTTCTCGACCGCGCCGCGCTGTTCACCTTGGGTGGCCTCACCGCCTCGGCTCTGCTCGCAGCCCTCAGCCCCAACTACGCGCTGGCCGAACAGGTAAAATTCACCGACCCGGACATCGTTGCCGACTACATCACCTACCCCTCGCCCAAAGGCAACGGCACCGTGCGCGGCTACCTGGTGCGCCCGGCCAAGGCCGCGGGCAAGTTGCCCGCCGTGGTGGTCGTGCATGAAAACCGTGGCCTCAACCCCTATATCGAAGACGTCGCCCGGCGCCTGGCCAAAGCTGGCTTCATCGCCCTGGCGCCGGATGGCCTGACCTCGGTGGGCGGCTACCCCGGTAACGACGAAAAAGGCGTGGCGCTGCAACAGACGGTTGACCCGACCAAGCTGATGAACGATTTTTTCGCCGCTATCGAATGGCTGATGCACCACGACAGCAGCACCGGCAAAGTCGGCATCACCGGGTTCTGCTACGGCGGCGGCGTGACCAATGCGGCAGCCGTGGCCTATCCGGAATTGGGCGCGGCGGTGTCGTTCTATGGGCGCCAGCCGGAGGCCAACGACGTGCCACGGATCAAGGCGCCGATCATGCTGCATTTCGGTGAGCTGGATACACGGATCAATGAGGGGTGGCCGGCGTATGAAACGGCACTCAAGGCTGCAGGCACGAACTATGAGGCGTACATCTACAAGGGCGCCAACCATGGTTTTCACAACGACTCGACGCCGCGATATGACGAGGCGGCGGCGAATCTGGCATGGGAACGAACGTTGGGATGGTTTCGCAAGTACTTGGCTTAA
- a CDS encoding LysR family transcriptional regulator, giving the protein MLRSHLPLNALRAFEASARHLSFTRAAIELCVTQAAVSHQVKSLEAQLNVTLFKRLPRGLMLTREGETLLPVVRESFDRIAQTLSQFESGHYREVLTVGAVGTFAVGWLLPRLADFHARYPFIDLRLSTHNNRVDVAAEGLDYAIRFGAGAWHGTDACELLEAPLTVLCVPQLAEQLHTPTDLLNHTLLRSYRADEWSLWFQAVGLPADTLVPRSIVFDSSLAMMEAALQGTGVALAPAMMFSRQLERDVIRQPFDVGITTGSYWLTRLQSRAETSAMLVFKGWLQERVRG; this is encoded by the coding sequence ATGTTGCGCTCCCATCTGCCCCTCAACGCACTGCGTGCCTTCGAAGCGTCGGCTCGCCACTTGAGCTTCACCCGCGCGGCCATTGAGTTATGCGTGACTCAGGCAGCGGTCAGCCATCAGGTCAAGAGCCTGGAAGCACAACTTAATGTCACATTATTCAAGCGTCTGCCTCGAGGCTTGATGCTCACCCGTGAAGGCGAAACCTTGCTGCCGGTGGTGCGTGAGTCGTTCGACCGCATCGCCCAGACGCTCAGCCAGTTCGAAAGCGGGCACTACCGCGAAGTGCTCACCGTGGGCGCAGTCGGCACCTTTGCGGTGGGCTGGTTGCTGCCACGCCTGGCGGATTTTCACGCGCGTTACCCCTTTATCGACCTGCGGTTGTCCACCCACAACAACCGTGTCGACGTGGCCGCCGAAGGCCTCGACTACGCGATCCGCTTTGGCGCGGGAGCCTGGCACGGCACCGATGCCTGCGAACTGCTGGAAGCGCCCCTCACCGTGCTTTGCGTGCCGCAACTGGCCGAGCAACTGCACACCCCCACTGACCTGTTGAACCACACGTTACTGCGCTCCTACCGCGCTGATGAGTGGAGCCTGTGGTTCCAGGCCGTCGGTCTGCCCGCCGACACCCTGGTGCCGCGCAGTATCGTGTTTGATTCCTCGTTGGCAATGATGGAAGCGGCCTTGCAAGGAACGGGGGTGGCATTGGCGCCAGCGATGATGTTTTCGCGGCAGCTGGAGCGTGATGTGATTCGCCAGCCGTTCGACGTCGGCATCACCACCGGCAGCTATTGGCTCACGCGATTGCAGTCGCGGGCCGAGACGTCGGCGATGCTCGTCTTCAAGGGGTGGTTGCAAGAGCGGGTCCGTGGTTAA